In one window of Streptomyces roseofulvus DNA:
- a CDS encoding VCBS repeat-containing protein yields the protein MRTAFSGRARRVAACTALALSVGMLLATPASAGSPVPRPSAEKPAVSSEVPKRALLPAAEGRAGAAAAGALDPLLSDVDGDGYEDTLLRSINGKVYAATTQDHGYDGAFQLGGRGTEVAKDLIPVGNQYGGTGPEVLVLSENGTMMMYEDASYGGSYSETRVGTGWQIYNKVVSPGDVNGDGRADVLARTPAGELYLYLGTGHRTGPFSTRKRIGGGWGVYDQVVGVGDNTGDGVADVYARDFTGRLWFYAGTGDLSHPFSTRRYIGQGWGTYNQLVPAGHGRLGARDNAGTVYTYTSRGGGILSPRVKSSDTGGWSGVAQFANAGSVPTTGKEGIIARSNGGTLYWYTNTTRGVLFPRQQYSQEGAWAGAALTHLSSLDPDGESDFAEVYQGGLYVDNTLIGWGWGAYDALVGPGDLSGDGRGDLLARDRNGVLYLYKGNGLGSAFSSRIRVGDGWSAYNKLLGAGDYTGDGRTDLLARSKAGDLYLYAGTGRASAPFKGRVKIGGGWGGYKHLVAAGDLNADGKADLLAGTYGGALYRYTNTTPGTFAPRAHLGTGFQVYNLMG from the coding sequence TTGCGTACCGCTTTCTCCGGGCGCGCCCGCCGTGTCGCCGCGTGCACCGCGCTCGCCCTCTCCGTCGGCATGCTGCTGGCGACCCCCGCGTCGGCCGGCTCTCCGGTCCCGCGTCCGTCGGCCGAGAAGCCGGCCGTCTCGTCCGAGGTGCCGAAGCGGGCGCTGCTGCCCGCGGCCGAGGGCCGCGCGGGCGCCGCCGCGGCCGGCGCGCTCGACCCGCTGCTGTCGGACGTCGACGGCGACGGCTACGAGGACACGCTGCTCCGTTCGATCAACGGCAAGGTCTACGCGGCGACGACGCAGGACCACGGCTACGACGGCGCGTTCCAGCTGGGCGGCCGCGGCACGGAGGTCGCCAAGGACCTGATCCCGGTCGGCAACCAGTACGGCGGGACCGGTCCGGAGGTGCTCGTCCTCTCCGAGAACGGCACGATGATGATGTACGAGGACGCGTCCTACGGCGGCTCGTACTCGGAGACCCGGGTCGGCACCGGCTGGCAGATCTACAACAAGGTCGTCTCGCCGGGCGACGTGAACGGCGACGGCCGCGCGGACGTCCTCGCCCGGACGCCCGCGGGTGAGCTGTACTTGTACCTGGGCACCGGCCACAGGACGGGTCCGTTCTCCACCCGGAAGCGGATCGGCGGCGGCTGGGGCGTCTACGACCAGGTGGTCGGCGTCGGTGACAACACGGGGGACGGCGTCGCCGACGTGTACGCGCGTGACTTCACCGGCCGGCTGTGGTTCTACGCCGGCACCGGCGACCTGAGCCACCCGTTCTCCACCCGCCGGTACATCGGCCAGGGCTGGGGGACCTACAACCAGCTGGTCCCGGCGGGCCACGGCCGGCTGGGCGCCCGGGACAACGCCGGCACCGTGTACACGTACACCTCCCGGGGCGGCGGCATCCTGTCCCCGCGGGTGAAGTCCAGCGACACGGGCGGCTGGTCCGGCGTGGCGCAGTTCGCGAACGCCGGCAGCGTCCCGACGACGGGCAAGGAAGGCATCATCGCCCGCTCGAACGGCGGGACGCTGTACTGGTACACGAACACCACGCGCGGCGTCCTGTTCCCGCGTCAGCAGTACAGCCAGGAGGGCGCCTGGGCCGGCGCCGCCCTCACCCACCTCTCGTCGCTGGACCCGGACGGCGAGTCCGACTTCGCCGAGGTGTACCAGGGCGGCCTGTACGTCGACAACACGCTGATCGGCTGGGGCTGGGGCGCGTACGACGCCCTGGTCGGCCCGGGCGATCTGAGCGGCGACGGCAGGGGCGACCTGCTGGCGCGGGACAGGAACGGCGTCCTGTACCTGTACAAGGGCAACGGCCTCGGCAGCGCGTTCTCGTCCCGGATCCGGGTCGGCGACGGGTGGAGCGCCTACAACAAGCTCCTCGGCGCCGGCGACTACACCGGTGACGGCCGCACGGACCTGCTGGCCCGCTCCAAGGCCGGCGACCTGTACCTGTACGCGGGTACGGGCAGGGCGAGCGCGCCGTTCAAGGGCCGGGTGAAGATCGGCGGCGGCTGGGGCGGCTACAAGCACCTGGTGGCGGCCGGCGACCTGAACGCCGACGGCAAGGCGGACCTGCTGGCCGGCACGTACGGCGGCGCCCTGTACCGCTACACCAACACCACGCCCGGCACGTTCGCGCCGCGCGCCCACCTCGGTACCGGCTTCCAGGTCTACAACCTGATGGGCTGA